The Vibrio tapetis subsp. tapetis genome includes a window with the following:
- a CDS encoding recombinase family protein, with the protein MFIRAYLRASTGEQDANRAKSELIQFTDQKGVRIASFYTENQSGSKLERAELSRLIEDSHKGDILLIEKVDRLSRLPYEQWNRLKDHLVEAGLHIVVVDQPMTHGVLNSNDESSMLSKVLTDFMIDLAAAMARDDYETRRKRQAQGIEKAKKLGKYRGRKPDHQLRENISLLLSEGKSWSQVQELLGCSRSTVAKVKKLSEPN; encoded by the coding sequence ATGTTCATAAGAGCCTACCTAAGAGCATCAACTGGTGAGCAAGACGCTAATCGTGCAAAATCTGAACTTATCCAATTTACAGACCAAAAAGGTGTACGGATAGCAAGTTTCTATACTGAGAACCAATCAGGTTCAAAATTAGAGAGAGCCGAGTTATCGCGCTTAATTGAGGATTCACATAAAGGAGATATATTGCTCATCGAAAAGGTGGACAGGCTGTCACGTTTACCTTATGAACAATGGAACCGGCTCAAAGACCATTTAGTTGAAGCTGGCTTACATATCGTAGTCGTCGATCAACCAATGACGCATGGTGTACTCAATAGTAATGATGAAAGCTCAATGCTCTCAAAAGTGCTGACAGACTTCATGATCGACTTAGCCGCGGCAATGGCGAGAGATGATTATGAGACACGGCGAAAACGTCAAGCTCAAGGGATAGAAAAAGCCAAGAAATTAGGGAAATATCGGGGTAGGAAGCCAGACCATCAGCTAAGAGAAAATATCTCTTTACTACTAAGCGAAGGAAAAAGTTGGTCGCAGGTTCAGGAGCTACTTGGGTGTAGCCGTTCAACGGTCGCTAAAGTAAAGAAACTAAGCGAGCCTAATTAA
- a CDS encoding endonuclease/exonuclease/phosphatase family protein codes for MKLTSIAAVIGFIVLSSSTLAFDRLMDGPADTNSIRVGSYNIMASRMGSTDAIVEAIRKMNVDIIGLQEVDNMTGRSGKNFSKEGSNPVSQAEYIANKLGMNYYFCKAIDHDGGEYGTAVLSKYDLKLNKRMELPNIKGAEQRAACAVEVDVPNYPAPVMLVTTHLDFTTQPLRAEQVRTLQTKFSSWQFKNALPIIVGDLNLPPQSTEYLDLTAWFNDTDKELKYTAPSWNPDRKIDYILTSNAQKWDIKEVYIPKPSDRATPESKPYASVSDHLPLLVEMKLTEQ; via the coding sequence ATGAAATTAACAAGCATTGCTGCGGTTATAGGGTTTATAGTTCTTTCCTCTTCAACTTTAGCTTTTGATCGCCTCATGGATGGTCCTGCAGATACCAATAGTATTCGTGTTGGGTCATATAACATAATGGCCTCTAGAATGGGGAGTACTGATGCCATTGTAGAAGCAATTCGTAAAATGAATGTTGATATTATTGGACTGCAAGAAGTTGATAACATGACTGGGCGTTCTGGTAAGAACTTTAGTAAAGAGGGTTCTAACCCAGTTAGTCAAGCAGAGTATATAGCTAACAAGTTGGGAATGAATTATTACTTCTGCAAGGCTATAGATCATGATGGTGGGGAATATGGTACAGCAGTGCTGTCTAAGTATGATTTGAAATTGAATAAAAGGATGGAACTACCTAACATCAAAGGTGCGGAGCAAAGAGCGGCTTGTGCTGTAGAAGTTGATGTCCCTAATTATCCTGCGCCTGTTATGTTAGTAACTACTCATTTGGACTTCACTACGCAGCCATTACGAGCAGAGCAGGTAAGAACTCTTCAAACAAAATTCTCTTCTTGGCAGTTTAAAAATGCACTTCCAATTATAGTGGGTGATCTTAATTTACCACCTCAATCAACAGAATACTTAGATTTGACAGCATGGTTCAATGACACTGATAAGGAATTGAAGTACACAGCACCGTCATGGAATCCAGACAGGAAAATTGATTATATACTTACATCAAATGCTCAAAAATGGGACATTAAAGAGGTATATATTCCTAAACCATCAGATAGAGCAACCCCTGAAAGTAAGCCATATGCATCTGTCTCAGATCATTTACCTTTACTTGTCGAAATGAAGTTAACTGAACAATAA
- a CDS encoding IS6 family transposase: MTNPAFKWKHFAPEIILWCLRWYGSTPMSYANLSDMLAERGVSVNRSTIYRWFIEYAPALRKKLRRHQFIRTDSSWQLDETYVKVKGKWHYLYRAINKQGETLDFYFSQKRNKNAAYQLLKRCLRYYDVDTQPKTLNTDKHSSYAHAISRLKKEGRLRADVEQRQVKYLNNGIESDHAPIKKLVVSTGGFKIRKRAWSTIEGFESLRMLNKGQFDFWLRHDERKTLVRERSAFMNRLFNVEVVYQ; this comes from the coding sequence ATGACCAATCCCGCATTCAAATGGAAACACTTTGCCCCTGAAATCATTCTTTGGTGCCTTCGTTGGTATGGTTCGACCCCAATGAGCTACGCCAATCTCAGCGACATGCTGGCAGAACGAGGGGTTTCGGTTAATCGCTCGACCATTTATCGTTGGTTCATTGAGTATGCCCCAGCATTACGCAAGAAGTTACGCCGCCATCAGTTCATCCGAACAGACTCTTCGTGGCAGCTCGATGAAACCTACGTCAAGGTGAAAGGGAAATGGCACTATCTGTATCGAGCTATCAACAAGCAAGGCGAAACACTGGACTTCTATTTCTCACAAAAACGTAATAAAAACGCGGCTTATCAGCTCTTGAAACGGTGTCTAAGATACTATGATGTAGACACTCAGCCTAAGACCTTGAACACGGACAAGCATTCCTCGTATGCTCATGCTATTTCGCGCCTGAAGAAGGAGGGACGGCTGCGAGCGGATGTCGAGCAACGGCAAGTAAAGTATCTCAATAATGGTATCGAGTCCGATCACGCCCCCATCAAGAAGCTCGTTGTCAGCACAGGCGGTTTTAAAATACGAAAGCGAGCTTGGTCAACCATCGAGGGGTTCGAATCACTTCGAATGTTGAACAAAGGCCAGTTTGATTTCTGGTTACGTCATGATGAGCGTAAAACGCTTGTTCGGGAGAGATCCGCCTTCATGAATCGTCTCTTCAATGTTGAGGTGGTTTACCAGTAA
- a CDS encoding transposase, whose translation MPYKYNDTKRHHFKKPTYALNNYGEYNQALKQRGQFDIWISEDIINNWQYDERVYDGTSSSVKYPDSTIEACHYIRLVYKLPLRQAQGLIECLLTKLGMTSLQCPDYTLLSKRLKQLNFTAPRFRKHERPDDKIAAIAIDSTGLKRFCMDGTRKNIKLR comes from the coding sequence ATGCCTTACAAATACAATGACACCAAACGCCATCATTTTAAGAAGCCTACCTACGCCTTAAATAACTATGGTGAGTACAATCAGGCTCTCAAGCAACGCGGGCAGTTCGATATTTGGATATCTGAAGATATCATCAATAATTGGCAATACGACGAACGCGTTTATGACGGTACCAGCTCATCCGTTAAGTATCCTGACAGCACCATCGAAGCCTGCCATTACATCAGATTGGTGTATAAACTTCCCTTACGTCAAGCTCAGGGGCTGATTGAATGTTTACTGACGAAGCTTGGCATGACCAGCCTTCAATGCCCTGATTATACGCTGTTGTCAAAACGGCTGAAGCAGCTCAATTTCACGGCGCCACGCTTTAGAAAGCATGAAAGGCCAGATGACAAAATTGCAGCGATAGCCATTGATTCAACGGGACTCAAACGGTTTTGTATGGATGGCACCAGGAAAAACATAAAGTTAAGGTAA
- a CDS encoding transposase, with translation MYGWHQEKHKVKVKRSWRKAHFAVDEAHFIQGAVLTDKNTMDDQVVGVLCQSIITDVEHVSADKMYDTNAVYQTLENHFPNAEIVIPPKDNTFADEAHHPKRMSNLIGCFALGIIGWQSVRQYGKRNISETAMQRYKKIIGNTLHSREFENQSKEMLLGCSILNRFTHLGMPNSYRVA, from the coding sequence TTGTATGGATGGCACCAGGAAAAACATAAAGTTAAGGTAAAACGAAGCTGGCGAAAGGCGCACTTTGCTGTTGATGAAGCTCACTTCATTCAAGGCGCAGTCCTCACCGATAAAAACACGATGGATGATCAGGTTGTCGGGGTGTTATGTCAGTCCATCATTACGGATGTCGAGCACGTCAGTGCCGATAAAATGTATGATACCAATGCGGTGTACCAGACATTAGAAAATCATTTCCCGAATGCTGAGATTGTTATTCCGCCGAAAGACAATACGTTTGCCGATGAGGCTCATCATCCTAAGAGGATGAGCAACTTGATAGGTTGCTTCGCCCTTGGTATTATAGGTTGGCAGAGCGTACGGCAATACGGAAAAAGGAATATCTCAGAAACCGCCATGCAACGTTACAAAAAGATAATCGGCAATACATTACACAGCAGGGAGTTTGAAAATCAGTCAAAAGAAATGTTACTCGGTTGTTCTATTTTAAATCGCTTTACTCATCTCGGGATGCCCAATAGCTACCGAGTCGCCTAA
- a CDS encoding IS6 family transposase translates to MTNPAFKWKHFAPEIILWCLRWYGSTPMSYGNLSDMLAERGVSVNRSTIYRWFIEYAPALRKKLRRHQFIRTDSSWQLDETYVKVKGKWHYLYRAINKQGETLDFYFSQKRNKNAAYQFLKRCLRYYDVDTQPKTLNTDKHSSYAHAISRLKKEGRLRADVEQRQVKYLNNGIESDHAPIKKLVVSTGGFKIRKRAWSTIEGFESLRMLNKGQFDFWLRHDERKTLVRERSAFMNRLFNVEVIYQ, encoded by the coding sequence ATGACCAATCCCGCATTCAAATGGAAACACTTTGCCCCTGAAATCATTCTTTGGTGCCTTCGTTGGTATGGTTCGACCCCAATGAGCTACGGCAACCTCAGCGACATGCTGGCAGAACGAGGGGTTTCGGTTAATCGCTCGACCATTTATCGTTGGTTCATTGAGTATGCCCCAGCATTACGCAAGAAGTTACGCCGCCATCAGTTCATCCGAACAGACTCTTCGTGGCAGCTCGATGAAACCTACGTCAAGGTGAAAGGGAAATGGCACTATCTGTATCGAGCTATCAACAAGCAAGGCGAAACACTGGACTTCTATTTCTCCCAAAAACGTAATAAAAACGCGGCTTATCAGTTCTTGAAACGGTGCCTAAGATATTATGATGTAGACACTCAGCCTAAGACCTTGAACACGGACAAGCATTCCTCGTATGCTCATGCTATTTCGCGCCTGAAGAAGGAGGGACGGCTGCGAGCGGATGTCGAGCAACGGCAAGTGAAGTATCTCAATAATGGTATCGAGTCCGATCACGCCCCCATCAAGAAGCTCGTTGTCAGCACAGGCGGTTTTAAAATACGAAAGCGAGCTTGGTCAACCATCGAGGGGTTCGAATCACTGCGAATGTTGAACAAAGGCCAGTTTGATTTCTGGTTACGTCATGATGAGCGTAAAACGCTTGTTCGGGAGAGATCCGCCTTCATGAATCGTCTCTTCAATGTTGAGGTGATTTATCAGTAA
- a CDS encoding ParB/RepB/Spo0J family partition protein produces MSNKKDFKALMKNKSKSLLDEEINEVKPGESVVLIPKEEIYSSEQVRKFFDKEYIADLSKNMDDIGQLQPIVVTRKDIRGYKIQVGECRWRAANLSDKITHVECLVRDAGTVLAQLSENLHRSDLTPFETGAPLELLMEEQGIVENKDLANVVSLSESRISAFRKAAQCPPYIELAYHNGIIRDVDTVNSLRIAGELSELETKKLLESPVSRKEAKELVKSLKASKKKAKSKQADEEQSSPEHQEVTNETPLNEVTQTTVSGATPTPQNNGIRISFEGEQGFIDLNGQAESGQIVIVLDASPGKLTVPARDISVIGYHSIEHVY; encoded by the coding sequence ATGAGTAATAAAAAAGACTTTAAAGCCTTAATGAAAAACAAGTCCAAATCGTTGCTCGATGAAGAAATCAACGAGGTAAAACCTGGTGAGAGCGTTGTTCTGATTCCTAAAGAGGAGATTTATTCATCCGAACAGGTACGCAAATTCTTTGATAAAGAGTACATTGCCGATCTGTCTAAAAACATGGACGATATTGGCCAGCTTCAACCCATTGTTGTGACTCGTAAAGATATTCGTGGCTACAAAATACAAGTGGGTGAGTGTCGTTGGAGGGCGGCCAACCTGAGTGACAAAATCACTCACGTAGAATGTTTGGTGCGTGACGCGGGAACAGTATTAGCACAACTATCAGAAAACCTTCATAGAAGCGACCTTACCCCTTTTGAAACAGGCGCGCCTTTAGAGCTGCTAATGGAAGAACAAGGGATTGTTGAGAACAAAGATCTAGCCAATGTTGTGAGCTTATCTGAGTCTCGTATTAGCGCTTTTCGAAAGGCGGCTCAATGTCCTCCTTATATTGAGCTTGCTTATCACAATGGTATTATCCGTGATGTTGATACGGTCAACTCTCTACGTATTGCAGGAGAACTCAGCGAGTTAGAAACAAAGAAACTTCTTGAATCCCCTGTTTCACGTAAAGAAGCTAAAGAGCTTGTAAAAAGCCTAAAGGCTTCTAAGAAAAAGGCTAAATCAAAACAAGCTGATGAAGAACAATCCTCCCCTGAACATCAAGAAGTAACGAATGAGACGCCTTTAAATGAAGTCACTCAAACGACAGTATCAGGTGCTACGCCTACTCCGCAAAATAATGGAATAAGAATATCGTTTGAGGGGGAGCAAGGCTTCATTGATCTCAATGGCCAAGCTGAAAGTGGACAAATCGTTATTGTACTTGATGCTAGTCCTGGGAAATTGACCGTACCAGCCAGAGATATCTCAGTGATTGGGTATCACTCGATAGAGCATGTCTACTAA
- a CDS encoding ParA family protein — MGKIIAIGNEKGGVGKTTTVVNLAYYFSHVRNKKVLVVDMDPQCNLTDKYFDQNDESKAKPASITRKVGEANVISFFDEEFYGEPVELNSNLHIFGATFNISSLNNCTNDEIGFFAQNINKLAAQYDYVFIDTAPSVGNLQYSALIGCDGLLIPTTAEEDSFQGVSKILKSVARIKSTYGLDVSVLGMYLNMVKKVPTQLQDYFATKLSEDYGDLVFKTQVIHTTRVSEASAFKQSIIEYDAKKAEYINIDALMQEFELKAEVLS; from the coding sequence ATGGGTAAAATCATCGCAATCGGTAATGAAAAAGGTGGAGTCGGTAAAACGACTACTGTTGTGAATTTAGCTTACTACTTTTCTCATGTGCGCAATAAAAAAGTGTTGGTTGTAGATATGGACCCGCAATGTAATTTGACGGATAAGTATTTTGACCAAAATGATGAGAGTAAAGCGAAACCCGCCTCTATCACTCGAAAAGTCGGTGAGGCGAATGTCATTTCATTCTTTGATGAAGAGTTCTATGGTGAGCCTGTCGAACTCAATTCTAATCTTCATATCTTTGGTGCTACTTTCAACATCAGCAGTCTTAACAACTGTACAAATGATGAAATTGGTTTCTTTGCCCAAAACATCAATAAACTGGCTGCACAATACGACTACGTATTTATCGACACCGCCCCTTCTGTTGGAAACCTGCAATACTCGGCCCTTATCGGGTGTGATGGTTTATTGATTCCTACCACAGCAGAAGAAGACAGTTTTCAAGGTGTATCGAAGATCCTTAAATCTGTAGCGCGTATCAAAAGCACTTATGGTTTGGATGTATCTGTATTAGGTATGTATCTAAACATGGTGAAAAAAGTCCCAACTCAATTGCAAGATTACTTCGCTACTAAGTTATCTGAGGATTATGGCGATCTGGTATTCAAGACTCAGGTGATCCATACAACTAGGGTTTCAGAAGCCTCAGCGTTCAAGCAAAGCATTATTGAATATGACGCGAAAAAAGCTGAATACATCAATATCGATGCTTTGATGCAAGAGTTTGAGTTGAAAGCGGAGGTGTTGTCATGA
- a CDS encoding DUF4158 domain-containing protein, translating into MRPEFNAHERRLYFTLTQFERTALAQFSNTKTRIYFILQLGYFNVYCVRKDIYEIIIGGSSSFLHAKSCFFLLTFYVFPVV; encoded by the coding sequence GTGCGGCCGGAGTTCAATGCCCATGAACGACGTCTTTATTTCACACTGACGCAGTTTGAACGGACGGCTCTGGCGCAGTTCAGTAACACCAAGACCCGTATTTATTTTATTCTGCAGTTAGGCTACTTCAATGTTTACTGTGTTAGAAAGGACATTTATGAAATTATCATAGGGGGCTCAAGTTCATTTTTGCATGCAAAATCTTGTTTTTTCTTATTGACCTTTTATGTTTTCCCCGTAGTATGA
- a CDS encoding resolvase translates to MGIELRPHIKLFKTEAGATIGQLAREFRLGEASIYRALSTVRQSSIEPELKTTKVILWLQVENNSKLAIFAHPPI, encoded by the coding sequence ATGGGCATTGAACTCCGGCCGCACATAAAGCTCTTCAAGACGGAAGCGGGAGCCACCATTGGGCAACTGGCCCGGGAATTCAGGCTGGGAGAAGCCTCAATCTACCGGGCACTTAGCACGGTCAGGCAATCGAGTATTGAGCCGGAATTGAAGACGACCAAAGTGATTCTCTGGTTACAGGTGGAAAACAACAGCAAATTGGCTATTTTTGCCCATCCCCCGATATAG